From Sphingomonas sp. PAMC26645:
CAGGCCATAACGCCACCCCCACCGATCCGAATCACTTCGATTTCGCGCAACGGCATCGTCGGAGGCGCGCCGCCGGGGGCGGGGTAATGCGCCTCGATCCGGCGGACGAGTTCGGGCAGGCGAGTCAGCGTCTGGAAGTCCGCGATCAGGCGGTCGGCGATCATCGCCTCGGGCCCCAGTTCGCCGCGGATCCAGTCGCGGACGAACGGCTCGGCGGCTTCCCACAGGTTGATGTCGGGGTTGAGGCTGGTCGCGACTCCCTCGACCATCACCATCGTCTTCTGGAGCAGCAGCAGATGCGGCTGGGTCACCATGTCGAAATCGCGCGTGATCGAGAACAGGCTGTCGAGCATCATGCCGATCGACATGTCCTTGACCGGCAGCCCGCGCATCGGCTCGCCGACTGCGCGCAACGCGGTGGCGAATTCGGCGACATCATGGTGCGCAGGGACGTAGCCCGCCTCGAAATGGATCTCGGCGACGCGCTTATAGTTGCCGGTGATCAGGCCGTAGAGGATCTCGGCGAGCCAGACGCGTGCGCGGCGGTCGATTCGGCCCATGATGCCGAAGTCGATCGCGGCGATGCGGTTGCCGGGGAGTGCGAACAGGTTTCCCTGGTGCATGTCGGCGTGGAAGAACCCGTCGGCGATCGCCTGACGCAGGAACGCGCGGACCAATGTCTGCGCGAGCGCGGGGAGGTCGTAGCCGGCGGCGACCAGCGCCGCGCGGTCGGACAGCTTGATGCCGTCGATCCACTCGATCGTCATGACCTTGGCTGTCGAGCGCGCCCAGTCGATCGCGGGGATGACGAAATCGGGCTCGGCGGTCATGCCCTCCGCGAGTTCCGAGGCGGACGCGGCTTCGCGGCGGAAGTTGAGTTCGCGAAGCGTCCAGCGCTTGAACGTCTCGATCGTGAGGCGGGGGCGGAGGCGCATCGCCTCGGGGCTGAGCGCCTCGAGTTGCGCAGCGGCCCAGCTGTACGTGTCGATCGCGCGCGCGAAATCGTCCTCGACGCCGGGGCGGAGAACCTTGACCGCGACCTGGCGGCCATCGGTGGTGACGGCGCGGTGGACCTGCGCGATCGACGCGGCGCCGACCGGAATCGGTTCGATCCGCGAGAACAACGTCTCGAGCGGCTTGCCGAAGCTTGCCAGCATCGCCGCTTCGATCGTCTCGTAGGAGACGGGGGAGAGCTGGTCCTGGAGCCGGAGCAGATCCTGCGCGGCCTCTTCGCCGACAAGATCGGGGCGGGTGGCGAGCGTCTGCCCGAGCTTGATCGCCGCGGGCCCGATCGCCTGGAACGCATCGGCGTAGCGCGGCACGGCGGGGACGCGCGCACCGAACCGCGCGATCCGTGCGAGGCGACGGACCGGGGCTGGGGTGTTCGGGTCGCGTTCGATCCCGCGCAGCGCGCCGTGGCGTGCGAGAATGCGACCCCATTTGAGGAGGCGCCAGACGTGCGTGGTTGAAGCCGTCACAGTTGGATCAAATCTTCCAGCCGCTGTGGATCGCAACGAGCCCGCCCAGCAACGGCTCGACCTTGGTCTGCACGAAGCCGGCATCCGCGATCATGCCCTTGAACTTGGGCATGTCCGGGAAGCGGCGGATCGATTCGATCAGGTAGCGATAGCTGTCCGCATCCTGCGCCAGAAGCTGACCAAGCTTCGGGACCATCTTGTGCGAATAGGCATCGTACACTTCGGCGAACCCGGGCCACACGGTAGTCGAGAATTCCAGGCAGTAGAACCGCCCGCCGCGGCGCAGGACGCGGTGCGCTTCGCGCAAGGCCTTGGGGATATCCGTCACGTTACGGATGCCGAACGCGATCGTGTACGCGTCGAAGAACTTGTCGGGGAAGGTCAGCGTCTCGGCATTGGCTTCGGTCCAGACCAGGCCGTCGATCCCGCGCTTCTGCGCGCGCTGCATGCCGACTTCGAGCATCTGCGGGTTGATGTCGGCGACCGTGATCGACGCGCCCGACGGCTCCATGCGGAAGGCGATGTCGCCCGTGCCGCCGGCCATGTCGAGGATCTGCTCGCCTTCGCGCGGCTTTACGCGGCGGACGAAACGGTCCTTCCACAGCCGGTGCATGCCACCCGACATCGCATCGTTCATCAGGTCGTATTTCCCTGCGACGTTCGAGAAGACGCCGCCGACGCGGGCGGTCTTCTCGGTGGCGGGGATGTCTTCGTAGCCGAAGGAGACGGTATCGGGCGTGAGTGCGGGCGCGGGCGCGATCAAGTCGTTCATATCCTGCGCTCTAGCCGCGCCTTGTGGCGCGAGCAAACGCAACCTAGCTGCAAACCGTGCCAGAATTACCAGAAGTCGAAACCACCGTGCGCGGGCTGGAGCCCGTGCTGAAGGGCCAGCGCCTGACCTCGGTCGAGCCGCGTCGTGCCGACCTGCGGAAAGCGATCCCGGTCGATCTGCGCCAGCGGATGACGGGCGCGACCGTGACGCACTTGGGCCGCCGCGCCAAATACGGGCTGATCGATACCGATCGCGGCGACACGCTCGTCTTCCATCTTGGCATGTCGGGGCGATGGCGAGTCGATCCGAGTGAACTCCTCGCGCACGACCATCTGTTGATCGGCACCGCGGCGGGGCGGACGGTGGCGCTCAACGATCCGCGACGCTTCGGCTTTCTCGATCTGTGGGCGACGGACGACATCTCGAACTACCCGCCGTTCCTCAGCATGGGGCCGGAGCCGCTCGGGCCCGATCTAACCGCCGCGTATTTGCTGGAAGTGCTTGAGGGGCGGGGGGCGTCGATCAAGGCGATGCTGCTCGACCAGCGAATCGTCGCGGGTCTCGGCAACATCTATGTGTGCGAAGCGCTGCACATGGCGAAGATCGCGCCGTCGCGCGCGGCGGGGCGGATCTCGCTGTTTCGACTCGAGCGACTCGTCGAGGCGATTCGTACGGTGCTGACGGCCGCGATCCTCGCGGGTGGCTCGTCGCTGCGTGATTACGTCCGGCCCGATGGCGAACTCGGCTATTTCTCGAAGCAGTGGCGCGTCTATGGGCGTGAGGGCGAGCCGTGCGAATGCGGTGCTACCGTGAAGCGGCGGACGGAGGGCGGGCGCTCGACCTTCTGGTGTCCGAAGTGCCAACGCGGTTGACGATCTAGGACAAAGTGGGTAGGGCCGCGGCTTCGAGAGGGCGTAGGAGCAATCCGGCGCCCCTTTTTATTCATTCGAACATCCAGAGGGCTTCATGGCGAACACGCCGCAGGCGAAAAAGCGTATCCGTCGCAACGACCGTCGCGCGGAAGTGAACGGCAACCGCGTCGGCCGTATCCGTACCTTCATCAAGAAGGTCGAGGCCGCATTGGCATCGGGCGACAAGGGCGCAGCGACCACCGCACTCGCAGCGGCACAGCCTGAGCTTCAGCGTGGCGTCGCCAAGGGCGTGCTGCACAAGAACACCGCGAGCCGCAAGTTCGCGCGTCTGACCAAGGCCGTGACCGGGCTCGCCTAAGCGACCGATCATTGTCGAAGCTGATCACCCGTCGGGACCTTCCCGGCGGGTTTTTTGCGTCTGCGAAGGGAACCG
This genomic window contains:
- the rpsT gene encoding 30S ribosomal protein S20, which gives rise to MANTPQAKKRIRRNDRRAEVNGNRVGRIRTFIKKVEAALASGDKGAATTALAAAQPELQRGVAKGVLHKNTASRKFARLTKAVTGLA
- the mutM gene encoding bifunctional DNA-formamidopyrimidine glycosylase/DNA-(apurinic or apyrimidinic site) lyase, with translation MPELPEVETTVRGLEPVLKGQRLTSVEPRRADLRKAIPVDLRQRMTGATVTHLGRRAKYGLIDTDRGDTLVFHLGMSGRWRVDPSELLAHDHLLIGTAAGRTVALNDPRRFGFLDLWATDDISNYPPFLSMGPEPLGPDLTAAYLLEVLEGRGASIKAMLLDQRIVAGLGNIYVCEALHMAKIAPSRAAGRISLFRLERLVEAIRTVLTAAILAGGSSLRDYVRPDGELGYFSKQWRVYGREGEPCECGATVKRRTEGGRSTFWCPKCQRG
- a CDS encoding class I SAM-dependent methyltransferase, with amino-acid sequence MNDLIAPAPALTPDTVSFGYEDIPATEKTARVGGVFSNVAGKYDLMNDAMSGGMHRLWKDRFVRRVKPREGEQILDMAGGTGDIAFRMEPSGASITVADINPQMLEVGMQRAQKRGIDGLVWTEANAETLTFPDKFFDAYTIAFGIRNVTDIPKALREAHRVLRRGGRFYCLEFSTTVWPGFAEVYDAYSHKMVPKLGQLLAQDADSYRYLIESIRRFPDMPKFKGMIADAGFVQTKVEPLLGGLVAIHSGWKI